The following coding sequences are from one Nicotiana tomentosiformis chromosome 3, ASM39032v3, whole genome shotgun sequence window:
- the LOC104098510 gene encoding glutamate synthase 1 [NADH], chloroplastic isoform X1 gives MSIVSSSVNNGVVMPSPAKSLAGHQLNAMPLGRVGVGLGRTTRASRCLAKRTTGFDKRFYGAKLRASGSERLHLWQSDGPGQAPKLKVVVRSALSNVPEKPLGLYDPSFDKDSCGVGFVAELSGESNRKTVTDAVEMLVRMSHRGACGCETNTGDGAGILVALPHDFYKEVASEVGFELPPPGQYAVGMFFLPTSESRREQSKIVFTKVAESLGHTVLGWRPVPTDNSGLGKSALQTEPVIEQVFLTPTPRSKVDFERQMYILRRVSMVAIRAALNLQHGGVRDFYICSLSSRTIVYKGQLKPNQLKEYYYADLGNERFTSYMALVHSRFSTNTFPSWDRAQPMRVLGHNGEINTLRGNVNWMRAREGLLKCKELGLSKTEMKKLLPIVDASSSDSGAFDGVLELLLRAGRSLPEAVMMMIPEAWQNDKNMDPNRKALYEYFSALMEPWDGPALISFTDGRYLGATLDRNGLRPGRFYVTYSGRVVMASEVGVVDIPPEDVCRKGRLNPGMMLLVDFENHVVVDDEALKQQYSLARPYGQWLKRQKIELKDIVESVNKSYRIPPPIAGVLPALNDDDSMENMGLYGLLAPLKAFGYTVESLEMLLLPMAKDGVEALGSMGNDAPLAVMSNREKLTFEYFKQMFAQVTNPPIDPIREKIVTSMECMIGPEGDLTETTEEQCHRLSLKGPLLSIEEMEAVKKMNYRGWRSKVLDITFSRDRGAKGLEETLDRICSEAHNAIQEGYTTIILSDRGFSPKRVAVSSLLAVGAVHHHLVKKLERTRVALIVESAEPREVHHFCTLVGFGADAICPYLAVEAIWRLQVDGKIPPKSTGEFRSKDELVKKYFKASHYGMQKVLAKMGISTLASYKGAQIFEAVGLSSEVMERCFNGTPSRVEGATFDALAKDALKLHELAFPARALAPGSAEAVALPNPGDYHWRKGGEIHLNDPLAIAKLQEAARTNSVAAYKEYSKRVQELNRQCNLRGLLKFKEAEVKVPLEEVEPASEIVKRFVTGAMSYGSISLEAHATLAMAMNKIGGKSNTGEGGEQPSRMEPLPNGSMNPKRSAIKQVASGRFGVSSYYLTNADELQIKMAQGAKPGEGGELPGHKVIGDIAVTRNSTAGVGLISPPPHHDIYSIEDLAQLIHDLKNANPGARVSVKLVSEAGVGVIASGVVKGHADHVLISGHDGGTGASRWTGIKSAGLPWELGLAETHQTLVANDLRGRTTLQTDGQLKTGRDVAVAALLGAEEFGFSTAPLITLGCIMMRKCHKNTCPVGIATQDPILREKFAGEPEHVINFFFMLAEEVREIMSQLGFRTLTEMVGRSDMLALDKDLTKNNDKLKNIDLSLLLRPAADIRPEAAQYCVQKQDHGLDMALDNNLIALSKAALEKSLPVYIETPICNVNRAVGTMLSHEVTKRYHLAGLPADTIHIKLSGSAGQSLGAFLCPGITLELEGDSNDYVGKGLSGGKIIVYPPKESKFDPKENIVIGNVALYGATTGEAYFNGMAAERFCVRNSGAKAVVEGVGDHGCEYMTGGTVVVLGKTGRNFAAGMSGGVAYVLDVDSKFRSHCNSELVDLDKVEEEDDIMTLKMMIQQHQRNTNSQLAKDVLADFDNLLPRFIKVFPRDYKRVLASMKKEEANKAANERAIKEAEEQEEADLKEKDAFEELKKLAAASKDQSSQVEEEKTLKRPTEVADAVKHRGFVAYERQGVSYRDPDVRMRDWKEVMEESKPSPLLKTQSARCMDCGTPFCHQENSGCPLGNKIPEFNELVYQNRWREALDRLLETNNFPEFTGRVCPAPCEGSCVLGIIENPVSIKSIECAIIDKAFEEGWMVPRPPSERTGKRVAIVGSGPSGLAAADQLNRKGHTVTVFERADRIGGLMMYGVPNMKTDKIDVVQRRVDLMEKEGVKFVVNANVGNDPVYSLERLREDHDAIVLAVGATKPRDLPVPGRDLSGVHFAMEFLHANTKSLLDSNLQDEKYISAKGKKVVVIGGGDTGTDCIGTSIRHGCSSVVNLELLPQPPQTRAPGNPWPQWPRIFRVDYGHQEAAAKFGKDPRSYEVLTKRFIGDENGNVKGLEVIRVQWEKDASGRFQFKEVEGSEEIIGADLVMLAMGFLGPESTIADKLGLEKDNRSNFKADYGRFSTSVEGVFAAGDCRRGQSLVVWAISEGRQAAAQVDKFLMKDDDDDFTVDVASQQEFVKKQQDSSKQQTVVT, from the exons ATGTCGATTGTTTCGAGTTCTGTGAACAATGGCGTGGTTATGCCATCGCCGGCCAAGAGTCTGGCGGGCCATCAATTGAATGCTATGCCTTTGGGCAGAGTCGGTGTTGGTCTGGGCAGAACTACTAGGGCCTCTAGATGTTTAGCTAAGAGGACTACCGGTTTCGATAAGAGGTTTTATGGAGCCAAACTCCGGGCCTCGGGTTCTGAAAGGTTGCACCTTTGGCAATCAGATGGGCCGGGCCAGGCTCCGAAGCTTAAGGTCGTGGTTCGTTCTGCATTGTCTAATGTGCCGGAGAAGCCACTCGGCCTTTACGATCCGTCGTTTGATAAGGACTCTTGTGGCGTTGGGTTTGTGGCTGAACTTTCTGGTGAAAGCAACCGGAAAACG GTTACTGATGCTGTTGAGATGTTAGTTCGGATGTCTCATAGAGGCGCGTGTGGTTGTGAGACTAATACTGGAGATGGGGCCGGTATTCTTGTGGCTTTGCCTCATGATTTCTACAAGGAG GTAGCAAGTGAGGTTGGATTTGAGCTACCACCACCTGGCCAATATGCAGTTGGTATGTTCTTCCTACCTACCTCTGAAAGCCGTAGGGAGCAAAGCAAAATTGTATTTACAAAG GTGGCTGAGTCACTCGGGCATACAGTTCTTGGATGGCGTCCAGTCCCTACAGATAATTCGGGGCTGGGCAAGTCTGCATTGCAGACAGAACCTGTCATTGAGCAAGTGTTTCTGACACCAACTCCTCGGTCAAAGGTCGACTTTGAGCGTCAG ATGTATATTCTGAGGAGGGTTTCAATGGTAGCTATCCGCGCTGCTTTAAACCTCCAACATGGTGGCGTGAGAGATTTCTATATATGTTCTCTTTCTTCAAG GACTATTGTTTACAAAGGTCAGTTGAAGCCTAATCAGTTGAAGGAATACTACTATGCAGATTTGGGCAATGAAAGGTTTACGAGCTACATGGCCCTG GTGCATTCTAGGTTCTCTACAAATACCTTTCCTAGTTGGGATCGTGCTCAGCCTATGCGTGTTTTGGGTCATAACGGGGAAATTAACACACTTCGAGGCAACGTGAATTG GATGAGGGCTCGTGAAGGTCTTCTTAAATGCAAAGAGCTTGGCCTTTCAAAGACAGAAATGAAAAAGCTCTTGCCCATTGTTGATGCCAGTTCATCTGACTCAG GAGCTTTTGACGGTGTACTTGAGCTTCTGCTTCGAGCTGGTAGAAGCCTCCCAGAAGCTGTAATGATGATGATTCCTGAAGCCTGGCAGAATGACAAGAACATGGATCCTAACCGGAAGGCATTGTATGAGTATTTTTCAGCTCTCATGGAACCATGGGATGGACCTGCCCTTATATCAT TTACTGATGGGCGCTATCTTGGAGCTACATTAGATCGGAATGGTCTGCGTCCAGGTCGCTTTTATGTCACATACAGTGGCAGGGTTGTTATGGCAAGTGAAGTTGGAGTAGTTGATATTCCACCCGAAGATGTATGCAGAAAAGGTCGACTAAACCCTGGAATGATGCTTCTGGTGGACTTTGAGAACCATGTTGTTGTAGATGATGAAGCTTTGAAGCAGCAGTACTCTCTCGCAAGACCTTATGGACAGTGGCTTAAAAGGCAAAAGATAGAGCTGAAAGACATTGTTGAGTCTGTAAATAAATCCTACAGGATCCCTCCACCCATTGCAGGAGTTTTGCCT GCGTTAAATGATGATGACAGTATGGAAAATATGGGGCTTTATGGTTTATTGGCTCCGTTAAAGGCTTTCGG TTACACTGTGGAGTCCTTAGAAATGCTGCTACTTCCAATGGCAAAAGACGGCGTCGAGGCTCTTGGCTCAATGGGAAATGATGCTCCATTAGCAGTGATGTCTAACAGAGAGAAACTTACATTTGAGTATTTCAAGCAGATGTTTGCTCAAGTCACAAACCCTCCTATTGACCCTATAAGGGAAAAAATTGTTACCTCTATGGAATGTATGATTGGTCCTGAAGGAGATCTTACAGAGACCACTGAAGAACAGTGTCACCGCCTCTCACTCAAGGGACCTCTTTTGTCCATTGAAGAAATGGAAGCTGTGAAAAAGATGAACTACAGAGGGTGGCGCAGTAAGGTTCTTGATATTACCTTCTCCCGAGACCGTGGTGCGAAGGGTCTTGAGGAGACCTTAGATAGGATCTGCTCTGAAGCGCACAACGCGATTCAGGAGGGTTACACAACAATCATTCTTTCTGACAGAG GCTTCTCGCCAAAGCGTGTTGCGGTGAGCTCTTTATTGGCTGTCGGTGCTGTCCATCATCATTTAGTTAAAAAGCTTGAGCGGACTCGTGTTGCACTGATTGTTGAATCTGCTGAGCCACGAGAAGTACACCATTTCTGTACATTGGTAGGATTTGGTGCTGATGCTATCTGCCCTTATTTGGCCGTAGAAGCTATATGGAGACTACAGGTTGATGGAAAAATCCCACCAAAGTCAACTGGTGAGTTCCGTTCCAAGGATGAGCTTGTCAAGAAATACTTCAAAGCAAGTCATTATGGCATGCAGAAGGTTCTTGCAAAAATGGGCATATCAACATTGGCATCGTACAAGGGCGCTCAGATTTTTGAGGCAGTTGGCCTTTCATCAGAAGTGATGGAGCGGTGTTTCAATGGAACTCCTAGCAGAGTGGAAGGTGCAACTTTTGATGCACTTGCAAAAGATGCACTCAAGCTGCATGAACTAGCGTTCCCAGCACGAGCCTTGGCTCCAGGGAGTGCAGAGGCTGTGGCACTCCCTAATCCTGGTGATTATCATTGGAGAAAAGGTGGTGAGATTCACCTTAATGATCCACTTGCCATTGCAAAATTGCAGGAGGCTGCACGAACTAATAGTGTAGCTGCCTACAAAGAATATTCTAAGCGTGTGCAGGAATTAAATAGACAATGCAATTTAAGGGGACTTTTGAAGTTTAAAGAGGCAGAGGTGAAAGTTCCTCTGGAAGAAGTTGAACCAGCAAGTGAGATTGTAAAACGTTTTGTTACTGGAGCCATGAGTTATGGATCAATCTCTTTGGAGGCACATGCTACTCTTGCTATGGCAATGAACAAAATTGGGGGCAAATCTAACACAG GTGAGGGTGGTGAGCAACCATCTCGGATGGAGCCTCTTCCTAATGGTTCAATGAATCCAAAAAGAAGTGCAATTAAGCAGGTTGCAAGTGGTAGATTTGGAGTCTCAAGTTATTACCTCACAAATGCGGACGAGCTACAGATAAAAATGGCTCAG GGAGCCAAGCCTGGAGAAGGGGGTGAACTTCCTGGACACAAGGTCATTGGTGACATAGCTGTCACTAGGAACTCCACAGCTGGAGTTGGACTAATTAGTCCTCCTCCTCATCATGATATCTATTCTATTGAGGATCTTGCACAGTTGATTCATGATCTTAAG AATGCAAATCCGGGGGCACGTGTAAGTGTCAAGTTGGTTTCTGAAGCTGGCGTTGGGGTTATTGCTAGCGGTGTTGTCAAGGGACATGCTGATCATGTCTTGATCTCCGGTCATGATGGAGGCACGGGTGCCTCAAGATGGACTGGTATCAAGAGTGCCGGGCTTCCATGGGAACTTGGTCTTGCAGAGACACATCAAACTTTAGTGGCTAATGACCTCCGTGGCCGAACAACACTGCAAACGGATGGCCAATTGAAAACTGGAAGAGATGTGGCTGTTGCTGCTCTTCTTGGTGCAGAGGAGTTTGGTTTCAGCACTGCTCCCCTCATAACACTTGGTTGCATAATGATGAGAAAATGCCACAAAAACACTTGCCCTGTGGGAATTGCCACTCAAGATCCAATTCTTCGGGAGAAGTTTGCTGGAGAACCAGAACATGTCATAAATTTCTTCTTCATGCTGGCTGAGGAAGTAAGAGAAATCATGTCTCAGCTTGGTTTTAGAACACTTACTGAAATGGTTGGCCGTTCAGACATGCTTGCACTGGATAAAGATTTAACCAAGAACAATGACAAACTAAAGAACATCGATCTGTCCCTACTGCTTCGACCTGCTGCTGATATCCGTCCTGAAGCTGCCCAATATTGTGTACAGAAACAGGATCATGGTTTAGACATGGCTTTAGATAACAATTTGATAGCCCTTTCCAAAGCTGCTTTGGAGAAAAGTCTTCCTGTATACATTGAAACTCCAATCTGTAATGTAAATCGCGCTGTCGGAACAATGCTAAGCCATGAAGTTACCAAGCGATATCACCTCGCAGGACTCCCTGCAGACACCATTCATATCAAACTTAGTGGAAGTGCAGGGCAGAGTCTGGGAGCTTTTCTTTGCCCTGGCATCACGTTAGAGCTTGAAGGAGACAGCAATGATTATGTTGGTAAAGGTTTGTCAGGGGGGAAAATCATTGTCTATCCTCCAAAAGAAAGCAAGTTTGACCCCAAGGAAAATATTGTGATTGGAAATGTAGCTCTTTATGGGGCAACAACTGGGGAGGCATATTTTAATGGGATGGCAGCAGAAAGATTTTGTGTCCGTAACTCAGgggccaaagctgttgtagaaggTGTTGGTGATCATGGCTGTGAGTACATGACTGGTGGTACAGTTGTTGTCCTCGGAAAAACTGGAAGAAACTTTGCTGCTGGTATGAGTGGTGgcgttgcctatgttcttgatgtGGATTCAAAGTTCCGATCTCATTGCAATTCAGAGCTGGTTGATCTTGATAAagttgaagaagaagatgatatcATGACTTTGAAGATGATGATACAGCAACATCAGCGTAACACAAACAGCCAACTGGCAAAAGATGTTCTTGCAGACTTTGATAATCTTTTGCCTAGATTTATTAAGGTCTTCCCTAGAGATTATAAACGGGTTCTGGCAAGCATGAAAAAAGAGGAAGCTAACAAAGCAGCAAATGAACGTGCCATCAAGGAAGCGGAGGAGCAAGAAGAGGCAGATTTGAAGGAGAAAGATGCCTTTGAAGAGCTGAAGAAATTAGCAGCTGCATCTAAGGACCAATCCAGTCAG GTTGAAGAGGAAAAAACATTGAAGAGGCCCACCGAAGTTGCTGATGCAGTCAAGCATCGAGGTTTTGTTGCTTATGAGCGACAGGGCGTGTCATACAGGGATCCAGATGTTCGGATGAGGGACTGGAAAGAGGTTATGGAAGAGTCAAAACCCAGTCCACTCCTTAAGACACAGTCTGCGCGCTGCATGGACTGTGGAACTCCTTTTTGTCATCAG GAGAACTCTGGGTGTCCTCTTGGAAACAAAATACCAGAATTCAATGAGTTAGTGTATCAAAACAGGTGGCGTGAAGCACTGGATAGGCTTCTTGAGACAAACAACTTCCCTGAGTTCACTGGTCGGGTGTGCCCTGCACCTTGTGAAGGGTCTTGTGTGCTTGGTATCATTGAGAATCCTGTTTCTATTAAGAGCATTGAATGTGCCATTATCGACAAAGCTTTTGAGGAAGGGTGGATGGTGCCACGACCTCCTTCTGAGAGAACTGG GAAAAGAGTCGCAATTGTCGGGAGTGGACCCTCAGGCCTGGCTGCTGCTGATCAGTTAAATAGAAAGGGTCATACTGTAACCGTGTTTGAACGTGCTGATAGAATCGGTGGTCTGATGATGTATGGAGTGCCCAACATGAAGACCGACAAGATTGATGTCGTTCAGAGGCGGGTTGACCTTATGGAGAAGGAAGGGGTGAAATTTGTGGTCAATGCAAATGTTGGAAATGATCCCGTGTACTCCTTAGAGCGGCTTCGTGAAGATCACGATGCAATTGTTTTGGCTGTTGGAGCCACAAAGCCAAG GGACCTTCCTGTTCCTGGACGAGACCTCTCAGGAGTTCATTTTGCAATGGAGTTCCTTCATGCAAACACAAAAAGTTTGCTTGATAGCAATCTCCAGGATGAAAAATACATTTCTGCCAAGGGCAAGAAGGTGGTTGTTATTGGTGGAGGTGACACTGGGACAGATTGCATAGGAACGTCTATTCGGCATGGCTGCAGCAGTGTTGTTAATCTAGAGCTTCTCCCTCAGCCGCCACAAACTAGGGCTCCTGGAAATCCTTGGCCACAG TGGCCTCGTATCTTCCGTGTAGACTATGGGCATCAGGAAGCTGCTGCAAAGTTTGGTAAGGATCCGAGATCCTATGAGGTATTGACCAAGCGATTCATTGGCGATGAGAATGGAAATGTGAAAGGGTTGGAGGTCATACGTGTACAGTGGGAGAAAGATGCTAGTGGAAGATTCCAATTCAAAGAAGTAGAAGGCTCTGAAGAAATTATCGGAGCTGATCTGGTTATGCTAGCTATGGGGTTCCTTGGTCCTGAATCG ACAATAGCAGACAAACTGGGACTAGAAAAGGACAACAGATCTAACTTCAAGGCTGATTATGGACGCTTTTCTACAAGTGTGGAAGGGGTGTTTGCAGCAGGAGACTGTCGCAGGGGACAGTCTTTGGTGGTGTGGGCCATCTCCGAAGGGCGGCAAGCAGCTGCTCAAGTTGACAAGTTTCTCATGAAGGATGACGATGACGATTTCACTGTTGATGTGGCTAGCCAACAAGAATTTGTCAAGAAGCAACAAGATAGCAGCAAGCAGCAAACAGTCGTGACATAA